The proteins below come from a single Treponema phagedenis genomic window:
- a CDS encoding RNA recognition motif domain-containing protein, protein MSQKIYVGNLNYATTGEGLKDLFGNYGEVVSAIVIKDRLTHRSKGFGFVEMEDEAAVKKAIEELNETDFEGRKIRVNYAEERQQPPQH, encoded by the coding sequence ATGTCACAAAAAATTTATGTAGGCAACTTAAATTATGCTACCACAGGAGAAGGTCTTAAAGACCTTTTCGGCAATTATGGAGAAGTTGTTTCCGCTATTGTCATTAAAGACAGACTCACACATCGCTCAAAGGGGTTCGGTTTTGTCGAGATGGAAGATGAAGCTGCCGTAAAAAAAGCTATTGAAGAATTAAACGAAACCGATTTTGAGGGTAGAAAAATTCGCGTTAACTATGCGGAAGAGCGGCAGCAACCGCCTCAGCATTAA
- a CDS encoding MFS transporter, with amino-acid sequence MSEELSAFRIKQGRRVYDIYNIINSLSFALVTGNTITLYALSLGANSTIVGLLNAFMYFCYFAIPLGKLMVRKYTLIRTFAYAWFMRNLSLLPMLVIPLFFFAGNNFVALNLLVLSVACFNIFRGAGMIANNPVIKILAPGKDRSSYIVRISLTNNAATLIATLLLAGMLWINISVTTYNIATIIGMISGFIASALLLKLPDPEKEAEKGGEAQTPLQEPAEQHSFFTHARNAFKDANFRLFITAFFIVGFGIGMARPFIIVFAKEVYGTSDSLATIFTVCSSFGALIVGLIMRLVIDRIGAKPMYIIFSSLALVTLIPAIIAPGLGTVSLAIVVLCLISMITNMGFVGQDNAAQAYFFAMVPEEAIMDLSMLYYFVLGITGGGGAILGGTILDFFKSLGFSNLESYRIFFIGIIVIIAIGLLFQAKLLNLGSYRVFETLAVLFSPRDMKALNLLHKLDSNQNLEAEQNILKELGEIASSVSADQLGSYLESPRFSIRYGALQALYSIEALSSKNREDLLLELKSGAFTTASSAARILGKFKVQQAIPALRTALDSEDYALAGEAMLALANLNDTYSQIKIGNMIANTDNPFLLLRGIQALETFGSISSLPLILDLLRQENLPLHVEDEALLALSSLMGIQNAFYYAFERYKNKQKAPNILLIDALDESFSLRKKHDEKLKNIVLQFIQDYQYDTEFVNWLIEYGDKRLGVRAALLIGVAVDLDLINQEPFRFFICFWAACIFRNPKLIES; translated from the coding sequence ATGAGCGAAGAACTATCTGCCTTTAGGATCAAGCAAGGAAGGCGAGTATATGATATTTACAATATTATAAATTCTCTGTCGTTTGCACTTGTTACCGGCAATACTATTACGCTGTATGCCCTTTCTTTGGGTGCAAATAGTACGATTGTCGGTTTATTAAATGCTTTTATGTATTTTTGCTATTTTGCGATCCCGCTTGGTAAATTGATGGTGCGAAAATATACGCTTATAAGAACCTTTGCGTATGCATGGTTTATGCGAAACCTCAGTTTGCTGCCAATGCTTGTTATTCCGCTGTTCTTTTTTGCCGGAAATAATTTTGTAGCTTTAAATCTTTTAGTACTTTCTGTTGCATGTTTTAATATTTTTCGCGGTGCGGGCATGATTGCAAATAATCCGGTTATAAAAATCTTGGCTCCCGGCAAGGATAGAAGTTCTTATATTGTGCGAATTTCTTTGACTAATAATGCAGCGACGCTTATTGCGACCCTGTTGCTTGCCGGTATGCTTTGGATAAATATTTCTGTAACAACTTATAATATTGCAACTATTATCGGTATGATTTCCGGGTTCATAGCTTCGGCTTTGCTTTTAAAACTTCCCGATCCTGAAAAGGAAGCTGAAAAGGGGGGAGAAGCTCAAACTCCTTTACAAGAACCGGCAGAACAACATTCGTTTTTTACTCATGCACGAAATGCTTTCAAAGATGCAAATTTCCGCCTTTTTATTACCGCCTTTTTTATTGTTGGTTTTGGAATTGGAATGGCTCGTCCTTTTATTATCGTTTTTGCAAAAGAAGTATATGGAACAAGTGATAGCCTTGCAACAATTTTCACTGTTTGCTCTTCATTTGGAGCATTAATTGTCGGTTTGATAATGCGACTGGTTATTGACAGAATCGGAGCAAAACCGATGTATATTATTTTTTCAAGTTTAGCGCTTGTTACGCTGATCCCCGCAATTATTGCACCGGGATTAGGCACGGTTTCGCTTGCAATTGTTGTTTTATGTCTTATTTCCATGATTACGAATATGGGGTTTGTAGGACAGGATAATGCCGCGCAAGCATATTTTTTTGCTATGGTGCCGGAAGAAGCCATTATGGATCTCAGCATGCTGTATTATTTTGTCTTAGGTATTACAGGCGGCGGCGGTGCTATCTTAGGCGGAACGATATTAGACTTTTTTAAATCACTGGGGTTTTCAAATCTTGAATCGTACCGAATTTTTTTTATCGGTATTATTGTGATTATTGCAATCGGTTTACTGTTCCAAGCGAAGTTGCTTAATCTTGGCAGTTATCGGGTGTTTGAAACCCTTGCGGTGCTTTTTTCACCGCGCGACATGAAAGCATTAAATCTTTTGCATAAGCTTGATTCCAATCAGAATCTTGAAGCGGAGCAAAATATTTTAAAAGAGCTCGGAGAGATTGCTTCTTCGGTATCTGCCGACCAACTCGGTTCGTATTTGGAATCTCCTCGTTTTAGCATTCGCTATGGGGCATTGCAGGCATTATATTCTATTGAGGCTTTGAGCAGCAAAAACCGTGAGGATCTTTTACTTGAGTTAAAAAGCGGAGCTTTTACTACAGCCTCAAGCGCCGCTCGAATTTTGGGAAAATTTAAAGTGCAACAGGCAATTCCCGCTTTACGGACTGCGCTGGACAGTGAAGATTATGCATTAGCAGGAGAAGCAATGTTAGCGCTTGCAAATCTTAATGATACCTATAGTCAAATTAAAATCGGAAATATGATTGCTAATACCGACAATCCTTTTTTATTATTGCGCGGAATACAAGCGCTGGAAACATTCGGGTCAATCAGTTCTCTGCCGCTTATTCTTGATCTGCTCAGACAAGAGAATTTGCCTCTTCACGTAGAAGATGAAGCACTGCTTGCGCTTTCTTCTTTAATGGGTATTCAAAATGCGTTCTATTATGCCTTTGAGCGATATAAAAACAAACAAAAGGCACCGAATATTCTATTAATTGATGCCTTGGATGAAAGTTTTTCATTACGAAAGAAACATGATGAGAAGCTGAAAAATATTGTATTGCAGTTTATCCAAGATTATCAGTATGATACCGAATTTGTAAATTGGCTTATTGAATATGGAGATAAAAGGCTTGGGGTTCGGGCAGCCTTGCTTATAGGCGTCGCAGTTGATCTTGATCTTATTAACCAAGAACCGTTCAGGTTTTTCATTTGCTTTTGGGCTGCCTGTATTTTCCGAAACCCCAAACTGATCGAAAGTTAA
- a CDS encoding secondary thiamine-phosphate synthase enzyme YjbQ, with protein sequence MTYTFSVSTKAEELVDITGFVQSAIRETGVKSGTALIFCPHTTAAITINENADPDVKADLLKGLAYISPDRPVYMHAEGNSPAHIKASLVGSSVSVIIENGALLLGTWQGIYFCEFDGPRKRYFHVKIQKD encoded by the coding sequence ATGACATATACATTCTCTGTCAGTACTAAGGCGGAGGAGCTTGTCGATATCACCGGTTTTGTACAGTCGGCAATTCGAGAAACCGGAGTAAAAAGCGGCACCGCTCTTATCTTTTGTCCACACACCACTGCTGCGATTACTATCAACGAAAATGCAGATCCCGATGTAAAAGCTGATTTATTAAAAGGCTTAGCATACATATCTCCCGATAGACCGGTATATATGCATGCGGAAGGAAATAGCCCTGCGCATATAAAAGCAAGTCTTGTAGGTAGTTCTGTTTCGGTTATTATCGAAAACGGAGCCCTGTTGCTTGGCACATGGCAGGGAATTTATTTTTGTGAATTTGACGGCCCCCGCAAACGATATTTTCATGTAAAAATACAAAAAGATTAA
- a CDS encoding P-II family nitrogen regulator, with translation MKEFTKMILLFTPHNKAEKIFASAYEAGARGGTILVGSTPSFSKLGSFFAVGDTLTDILQILTTEKEHDAIINSITASPVWSKKTHGKLCILSAGGEKNMAGESQLITVIVNRGFANDVMDAARKAGATGGTILHARGTGKPEDEKFFGITIVPEKEQLLIIADNATAEKIKTAISNLDILKEPGIGIIFSLPIIEMKTLGE, from the coding sequence ATGAAAGAATTTACAAAAATGATTCTTCTATTTACACCGCACAATAAAGCGGAAAAAATATTTGCCTCGGCGTACGAAGCAGGAGCAAGGGGCGGAACAATTTTAGTCGGGAGCACTCCAAGTTTTTCAAAACTCGGATCCTTTTTTGCCGTTGGTGATACGCTCACCGACATTTTACAAATTCTTACGACGGAAAAAGAGCATGATGCTATTATCAACTCAATTACCGCAAGCCCGGTGTGGTCAAAAAAAACACACGGGAAATTATGCATATTATCTGCTGGAGGAGAAAAAAATATGGCAGGCGAAAGTCAATTAATTACTGTTATTGTTAATAGAGGTTTTGCAAATGATGTTATGGACGCAGCTCGAAAAGCGGGAGCTACGGGCGGTACTATTTTACATGCACGTGGAACAGGAAAACCGGAAGACGAAAAGTTTTTCGGCATAACAATTGTTCCCGAAAAAGAGCAACTTCTTATCATAGCCGATAACGCAACCGCTGAAAAAATAAAAACGGCAATTTCAAACTTAGATATTTTAAAAGAACCCGGAATCGGAATTATTTTTTCATTACCCATTATTGAAATGAAAACCCTCGGAGAGTAA
- the iolG gene encoding inositol 2-dehydrogenase yields MIKIGIIGVGRIGKVHAQSITRGITNAKVLAVADPFMNAETERWAHDLGIEHCYKDYKDILANPEIDAVMICSSTDTHADISIEAIKAKKHVFCEKPISQDIAKIKEVMKALEGSGLKYQVGFNRRFDHNFEAVRKSVRDGLIGDVHIVKITSRDPAPPPAEYVKVSGGMFLDMTIHDFDMVRYLTGADVVEVFANGAVLVDPAIGKAGDIDTAIITLKMSNGALAVIDNSRKAAYGYDQRAEVFGSKGQAAVTNDSESTLVLSTENGVTGEKPLYFFLERYMASFTKEVSLFVKAIEENSAVPVDINDGLQPVLIATAALKSLQERRPVLLSEIQ; encoded by the coding sequence ATGATTAAAATCGGAATTATCGGTGTCGGAAGAATTGGGAAGGTGCATGCGCAAAGCATTACCCGCGGTATCACAAACGCAAAAGTACTTGCGGTTGCGGATCCTTTTATGAATGCCGAAACGGAGCGCTGGGCGCACGATTTGGGAATTGAGCATTGTTATAAGGACTATAAAGACATTCTTGCAAACCCTGAAATTGATGCGGTAATGATTTGTTCATCGACGGATACGCACGCCGATATTTCCATTGAGGCAATTAAGGCAAAAAAACACGTATTCTGCGAAAAGCCCATATCGCAAGATATTGCAAAAATAAAAGAGGTTATGAAAGCGCTTGAAGGAAGCGGACTGAAATATCAGGTAGGGTTTAATAGAAGATTTGATCATAATTTTGAAGCGGTTCGAAAATCGGTGCGGGACGGCTTAATCGGCGATGTGCATATTGTAAAAATCACTTCGCGGGATCCCGCTCCGCCGCCCGCAGAGTATGTAAAAGTTTCCGGCGGCATGTTCCTTGATATGACCATTCATGATTTTGATATGGTGCGCTACCTAACCGGTGCGGACGTCGTTGAGGTTTTTGCAAACGGTGCTGTTTTGGTAGACCCCGCAATCGGGAAGGCAGGAGACATTGACACGGCTATCATAACGCTAAAAATGTCAAACGGCGCTTTGGCGGTTATTGACAACTCGCGGAAAGCCGCCTACGGTTATGATCAGCGCGCCGAAGTGTTCGGATCAAAAGGACAGGCTGCGGTTACAAATGACAGCGAATCAACATTGGTTCTCAGTACTGAAAACGGCGTTACAGGCGAAAAACCCTTATACTTTTTCCTTGAACGATACATGGCTTCCTTTACAAAAGAGGTGAGTCTCTTTGTAAAAGCAATAGAAGAAAACTCCGCCGTTCCGGTTGATATTAATGACGGTTTACAACCTGTTTTGATTGCAACGGCGGCATTAAAATCGTTACAAGAACGAAGACCCGTTTTATTATCCGAAATACAATAA
- a CDS encoding DUF1538 domain-containing protein, translating into MNVRESIKSTAISVLPICVIVLLLHVTVTPLPASEAIAFTVGSALVILGLGLFLLGMNLAIMPVGSFLGAALTRTRKIFFILGAGAVVGFIITVAEPNLLILARQAESVTGAITTPVMILVVAIGVALSVVIGLARSIFQISYRLIMLIMYGLAFLLAIKVHPTFVAMAFDSGGATTGPLTVPFIIALGIGAASVRGDKEAHDDSFGYTGLTVAGPVLVVIAYAFILALQGRGGLPEQLPETIIPPEMNLSIMGTYVPVLLQSFKNVAFSVSPFVLILLFFNVTLLKLPPKQMRRIIIGIIYSYFGLVIFFTGTDTGFIPAAFRLGTLLGQLSYHWILVPIGCVAGAVVVCAEPSTWALVEQVEDLSGGNIRKSVMLVSLAIGVSLFIGLAMLRIILGFSVWVFLIPSFIITFILTLFAPPLFIAIAFDSGSVASGPMSSTFVLSLALGASTGLQGNPAIDAFGLIAMTSLSPLISIQILGILFKKKQEKLEKKGEK; encoded by the coding sequence ATGAATGTAAGAGAATCAATTAAAAGTACGGCAATATCGGTTCTTCCGATATGTGTAATTGTGTTGCTTTTGCACGTAACAGTTACCCCCTTGCCCGCATCCGAAGCTATCGCTTTTACGGTTGGATCGGCTTTGGTTATTTTAGGGCTCGGGCTTTTTTTGCTCGGAATGAATTTAGCTATTATGCCTGTCGGCTCATTTTTGGGAGCAGCGCTAACCCGCACAAGAAAGATTTTTTTCATTCTTGGTGCGGGAGCTGTTGTAGGTTTTATTATTACGGTAGCGGAACCTAATCTTTTAATCCTTGCCAGACAAGCAGAATCGGTTACGGGAGCAATCACTACTCCAGTGATGATTCTTGTGGTTGCAATCGGCGTAGCTCTTTCAGTAGTAATCGGACTTGCAAGAAGCATTTTCCAAATTTCCTACCGCCTAATTATGCTTATAATGTACGGGCTTGCTTTTTTGCTTGCAATAAAAGTGCACCCCACATTTGTAGCAATGGCCTTTGACTCAGGCGGAGCTACCACAGGGCCGCTTACGGTTCCTTTTATAATTGCTTTGGGAATAGGAGCTGCAAGTGTCCGCGGAGATAAAGAAGCTCATGACGACAGCTTCGGCTACACAGGTTTGACTGTTGCAGGCCCCGTTCTAGTTGTTATTGCATACGCCTTTATTTTAGCCCTGCAAGGACGCGGCGGATTGCCGGAGCAATTGCCGGAAACAATTATACCGCCTGAAATGAATTTATCAATAATGGGAACCTATGTACCGGTTTTATTGCAGAGCTTTAAAAATGTTGCGTTTTCAGTTTCACCGTTTGTGTTGATTCTTCTTTTTTTTAACGTAACACTTTTAAAATTACCGCCGAAGCAAATGCGCAGAATTATTATCGGTATTATTTATTCTTATTTCGGTTTGGTTATTTTCTTTACAGGCACCGATACGGGATTTATTCCTGCAGCGTTTAGACTCGGAACACTTTTAGGGCAACTTTCCTACCATTGGATTTTAGTCCCTATTGGTTGTGTTGCGGGAGCTGTAGTTGTTTGCGCAGAGCCTTCAACATGGGCGCTTGTAGAACAAGTTGAAGATTTATCGGGCGGAAACATCCGAAAGAGCGTTATGCTTGTTTCATTGGCAATCGGTGTATCCCTTTTTATAGGGCTTGCAATGTTACGCATTATACTAGGCTTTAGTGTATGGGTCTTTTTAATTCCCAGTTTTATAATAACATTTATTCTAACTCTCTTTGCGCCGCCGCTGTTTATTGCAATTGCATTTGACTCAGGAAGCGTCGCATCGGGACCTATGTCTAGCACCTTTGTTCTTTCTCTTGCACTGGGGGCTTCCACAGGTTTACAGGGGAACCCCGCAATTGATGCCTTCGGTCTTATTGCAATGACTTCTCTATCCCCATTAATAAGTATTCAAATACTTGGAATTCTTTTTAAAAAGAAGCAAGAGAAACTTGAAAAAAAAGGAGAAAAATAA
- a CDS encoding DUF4349 domain-containing protein — protein MKKILFLFLCGMSIFFSACSANMRKNVVMAAEAVSDSEFSENRAFGRKSEAKMEGKPNQSAMAQNENLETADFERKLIKTANIEFKTEDIEKTQANIEKLIQKYKAYVSQENGHSSRYRIMQTLIIRIPKENFDLFITELAAGVERFDSKNIDVQDVTEDFIDISARLRVKKETENTYLKLLNKAASVKDILDIQDQIQALRSEIESLEGRLKYLEKSVNFSTVTISMYQLTDLAGEGSSIFFRIKTALSDGLSGFFQFVLGMLQAWVFILIAIILFVIVKAKWKKRKTKNSDNTGQQTNLNNSEQI, from the coding sequence ATGAAAAAAATTCTTTTTTTGTTTTTATGCGGAATGAGCATCTTTTTTTCTGCGTGTTCGGCAAATATGAGGAAAAACGTCGTCATGGCGGCGGAAGCCGTGAGTGATTCCGAGTTTTCTGAAAACCGGGCTTTTGGAAGAAAGTCTGAGGCAAAGATGGAAGGAAAGCCTAATCAATCGGCTATGGCTCAGAATGAGAATTTAGAAACGGCGGATTTTGAGCGGAAGCTTATCAAAACTGCGAACATTGAATTTAAAACCGAAGATATCGAGAAAACACAGGCGAATATTGAAAAGCTGATACAAAAATACAAAGCCTATGTTTCACAAGAAAACGGGCATTCTTCCCGCTATCGCATTATGCAAACGCTGATTATACGAATTCCAAAAGAAAACTTTGATCTTTTTATAACCGAGCTCGCTGCCGGCGTAGAAAGATTTGACTCTAAAAATATTGACGTGCAAGATGTTACCGAAGATTTTATCGATATAAGTGCTCGGCTGCGCGTAAAAAAAGAAACCGAAAATACGTATTTGAAATTGCTTAATAAGGCAGCATCGGTAAAGGACATTCTTGATATTCAAGATCAGATTCAAGCCTTACGTTCTGAAATAGAATCGCTTGAGGGGCGTTTAAAATATTTAGAAAAATCAGTTAACTTCAGCACCGTTACTATCTCAATGTATCAGCTAACTGATTTGGCAGGTGAAGGTTCTTCAATATTTTTCAGAATTAAAACCGCCCTCTCCGATGGTTTGAGCGGGTTTTTCCAATTTGTTCTGGGAATGCTTCAGGCGTGGGTTTTTATTCTAATAGCGATTATCCTTTTTGTTATTGTAAAAGCCAAATGGAAAAAACGAAAAACAAAGAATTCCGATAACACGGGGCAGCAGACAAACCTCAACAATTCGGAACAAATATAG
- the hutI gene encoding imidazolonepropionase, producing the protein MTADKILAHLEEVFCPEDLGRALRGAEMSKAKILKNAYIAIKDGKILEVGEGDAYKRLTNAATELVDLKGFVATPGLIDAHTHLVYGGSRENEFSMKLNGMEYLEILAAGGGILSTLKATKKASFDELYAKTRGLLEHMVVHGVTAVEAKSGYGTDLETEVKELEVLDKLGKDMPVELIKTFMAAHVIPKGYENNPDTYVDEVIEMMPTIAQKKLAEFCDVFCESGVFTAEQSFRILTEAKKHGFKLRIHSDEIKNIGGVQVAHDLQAVSAEHLMVVDDEEIRLLAEANVIGNLLPGTTFSLMKDTYAPARKMLDAGMAITLCTDSNPGSCPTANLQFIMQLGCLMMRLTPIEVFNAVTINAAYSVDRAKTMGSFHTGKDANITVFDAKTLDYVLYFFATNLAKEVYIKGSLAVKDRQLV; encoded by the coding sequence ATGACAGCAGATAAGATACTGGCACATTTGGAAGAAGTTTTTTGCCCCGAAGACTTAGGCAGAGCTTTGCGCGGTGCCGAGATGAGCAAGGCAAAGATTTTAAAAAATGCTTATATTGCAATTAAAGACGGAAAAATCCTTGAGGTTGGAGAAGGAGATGCATATAAACGGCTGACGAATGCTGCAACCGAGTTGGTTGACTTAAAAGGCTTTGTGGCGACGCCTGGGCTGATTGACGCACACACTCATTTGGTGTACGGCGGTTCCCGCGAAAATGAATTCTCGATGAAGCTGAACGGCATGGAGTATCTTGAAATACTTGCAGCCGGCGGCGGTATTCTTTCTACCCTGAAAGCCACCAAAAAAGCGAGCTTTGATGAACTGTATGCAAAAACTCGCGGGCTTCTTGAACACATGGTAGTGCACGGAGTTACCGCCGTTGAAGCAAAATCGGGTTACGGCACTGACCTCGAAACAGAAGTAAAAGAACTTGAAGTTTTAGATAAACTCGGCAAAGATATGCCGGTTGAATTAATAAAAACATTTATGGCAGCGCATGTAATCCCCAAAGGCTATGAGAACAATCCCGATACATACGTAGATGAGGTTATCGAAATGATGCCGACCATTGCACAAAAAAAACTTGCGGAATTCTGCGATGTGTTTTGCGAGTCGGGAGTATTTACTGCGGAGCAATCGTTCAGGATTTTAACCGAAGCAAAAAAACACGGATTTAAACTAAGGATTCACTCGGATGAAATAAAAAACATCGGCGGCGTACAGGTTGCCCACGATTTACAAGCGGTTTCCGCCGAACATCTGATGGTTGTCGATGACGAGGAAATCCGTCTGCTTGCGGAAGCAAATGTAATCGGGAATCTTTTACCCGGCACCACCTTTTCACTTATGAAAGATACCTATGCGCCCGCGCGGAAAATGCTTGATGCGGGCATGGCAATCACCCTTTGCACTGACTCCAACCCCGGCTCGTGCCCAACGGCAAATTTACAGTTTATTATGCAACTCGGCTGTCTGATGATGCGCCTTACCCCGATTGAGGTTTTCAATGCGGTTACCATAAATGCCGCCTACTCGGTTGACCGGGCAAAAACCATGGGATCTTTCCATACAGGAAAAGATGCCAATATCACCGTTTTTGATGCAAAGACACTGGATTATGTTTTGTACTTTTTTGCCACCAACCTTGCAAAAGAGGTATACATAAAAGGTTCTCTTGCGGTAAAAGATCGGCAACTTGTATAA
- a CDS encoding ketose-bisphosphate aldolase, producing MPLAYMKDLLEEAEKKEKAVGAFNVANMEMLIGAVKAAESSNTPIIIQIAEMRLKHSPFHLIAPMMVSAAKHSSVNIAVHFDHGRTETAIRAALDYGFTSVMFDGSSLPLEENMEKTAQFVRLAKTYGAGLEAELGTIGGSEGESTQQEIITTDPKIVPRFIEHSHADALAVAIGNAHGHYKGKPRLSFPILKEIQALSSVPLVLHGGSGISDEDFQACIRGGIRKINIATASFDSLTKNAKEYLKDSNTPNYFELNEAMVAGVYETVLHHINVFNNKS from the coding sequence ATGCCACTTGCGTATATGAAAGATTTATTAGAAGAGGCTGAAAAAAAAGAAAAGGCGGTCGGCGCATTCAATGTTGCCAATATGGAAATGCTCATCGGGGCGGTAAAAGCGGCGGAAAGTTCAAACACCCCGATCATTATTCAGATAGCGGAAATGCGGTTGAAACATTCTCCCTTTCACCTCATAGCGCCGATGATGGTAAGCGCAGCAAAACATTCTTCCGTAAATATTGCGGTTCATTTTGATCACGGACGAACCGAAACGGCAATACGGGCGGCATTGGATTATGGATTTACCTCCGTTATGTTTGACGGTTCGTCTTTGCCGCTTGAGGAAAATATGGAAAAAACAGCGCAGTTTGTTCGGCTTGCAAAAACATACGGCGCCGGGCTTGAAGCCGAGCTTGGGACTATCGGCGGCAGTGAGGGCGAAAGCACTCAACAGGAAATTATTACAACGGATCCGAAAATAGTGCCGAGGTTTATTGAGCACAGCCATGCCGATGCTTTGGCGGTTGCAATAGGAAATGCACACGGGCATTATAAGGGAAAACCTCGGCTTTCCTTTCCGATTTTAAAAGAGATACAAGCGTTGAGTTCCGTGCCGCTTGTGCTCCATGGCGGTTCAGGAATTAGCGATGAGGATTTTCAGGCATGTATACGAGGCGGAATCCGAAAAATAAACATCGCAACGGCGAGCTTTGACTCTTTGACAAAAAACGCAAAAGAGTATTTAAAAGACAGCAATACGCCGAATTATTTTGAATTAAATGAGGC